AACGGCCTCCTGTCGGGTAGGTGGGAAACTCGGGGTCCGGGCGGCCGGACACAGAGGAATTTAATCCCGACCCAATATATAGGAAGCGCTCGAAAAATCCTAAACTCTAATTTCGCGGCCGACCGCCTGGGGTCGCCGCAGACAGGGCGGCGGCGCGCGTGCAAAAACGCCCCAGGCAAAAGGGGGAGGGGGCCGCTATGAACGGGGATGCGGCCCCTCCCTCTTCCCCTCTGCCCGGGGCGTTCCGCGCGCCCTATCGGGCGGCGGAGGCGGACCGGGGCCCCGAGGCGCCGCCCTCGGAGACCAGCGCCACCTTTATGTAGCCCGCGGCGTTGATCACGCCCATCGCCTCTGCGACCTTGCCATAGGCGACGGCCTTGTCGGCGCGAACATGGATACGGCGGTCCTTGTTGTTCTCGCTGTTCTCCTTGAGAACGGCGAGCAGACCCTCGACGCCGCTCGCCTCCTTCTTGTCGACGAAATAGGCGCCGCTCGCGTCGACGCTGACCACGATCGGCGGTTGCTGGTCGTTGAGCTGCTTGGCCTGCGTCTTCGGCAGATCGACGGGAATCCCCGAGGTCATGAGCGGCGCGGCGACCATGAAGACGATGAGCAGCACCAGCATGACGTCGACGAGTGGGGTGACGTTGATGTCGGCGATGGGTTGGGAATCGAATTCCGAATCGTGCTTACGCAACGCGAAGGCCATTGCGCTCTCCTCTCTTTGAAAGCTGACGGGACAGTTCGACCTCGAAGACGCCGATGAATGACGTCAGGCGTTTGCCGTAGGCGCCGATGTCGGTGCTGATCCGGTTGTAGAAGATCACCGCCGGAATGGCGGCGACGAGGCCGAGCGCAGTGGCGAAGAGCGCCTCGGCGATGCCCGGCGCCACCACTGCGAGGCTCGTGTTGTTGGAAGCCGCGATGCCCTGGAACGAGTTCATGATTCCCCAGACCGTGCCGAAGAGGCCGACGAAGGGCGCCACGGCGCCGATGGTGGCGAGGCCCGGCAGTCTGGATTGCAGATGATCGAGCGCGCTCGAGCTTGCCAGCTGGGCGACGCGATGGACGCGATCCTGCAACGAGTCGCGCTGCGACTCCGTATAGACGAGATCGGCCGAACGGTTCTGTTCGTCGACCATCGCCTGATAGACCTGCACCAGCGGATCCGAGGGCGAGGCTTCGGCAAAGCTGTGGGCGACGGCAGCGACCGGCAGGCCGCCCTGAATGCTGGCGATCAACTTGTCGGCGCGCTTGTGCAGGATACGCAGGCGGAAAAGCTTTTCCGCAATAACCGCCCATCCCCAGGCAGACGCGATGATGAGCAGGATGATGACGCTCTTCACGATCGCGTCGGCCTGCAGGAAGAGCTCGATGGGCGTCAGCGTATGCGCGAGCGCCGCCGACGCGGTGGCTGTGACTGGTTCTGCCATTATACTACCTTTCCATTTGGAAGAGCGATCAGGGGGTGAAAGAGATGACGCCCGAGAGGGAAACGGGCCGACCCGGCGCCGCCACCGAGCCGCAGCGACCGCCAAGCCGACTCGCAATCGCGACCAGCGGTCCGCTGCCCGAGGGCGAGAAAGACGTCAGCGAACCGGTCGCGCTGAATGACGCTGAATAGGTGACGCGGCCGGGGAGCGGCGCCTCGAAACTGGCCGCGGCGCGCTGCAGGCAGGCATGGAACTGGTTGGCGATCGCGGAGGGCGTGGCGCCCGGCGGCGCAGCCGGCGCGCGCATCGCCGGGGCGTCGGTTCTCGCCGCGCCCGGCGCCGTGCGCGCGGTCGTCGGCGCCGGCCTGGCGTCGGTTCCGGGCCTGGCGACCGGCGGCTTGTCGATCTTCTTTTCGACTTTCGGCTTTTCGATGGGCTTTGGAGCCGGCTTCACTTCTTCGACGGGCGCGACCGGATCGAGGAGCGGCGGCGGCGGCGGGTCCGGAAGCGCCAGTTCCTCGGGCGGTGGGAGCGTGTCTTCTGGCGGCGGCTCTTCGGCCGGGATCGGCGCCAGTTCGATGACCTGCTGCTCTTCGACCGGTTGCTCTGCGGCTTTGAACGTCAGGGTGACGACGGCGCCGAGAAGAAGCGCATAGACCGCCGCGGCGCCGATCTGCGCCCGGTAGTGCGGCTTTTGCGCCATGGGTTGCAGCAGCCCCTGAACGCCATGCGGATCTGTATGAAATTCGAAGTCCGGTTCAACGGCGTTGAGGTTCGGCGCAATCGCAGTCGCCATCAGATGAGCCCTTCTGCTAAATCACTCAATTCTCAATTAGCCGATTAATCCTATAGGCGCAATATGAAAATAACAGCGAATCCCGGGCCGTTTCGCGGCGTGCTGGCCACTACGTACGCAAAAAGCCCAGGGCGCGCGAAACGCCCCGGGCCTCAACGGCATGCAAACTGCTCTTTCCTATTTCGTCACAACCGGCGCCGCGACGGGCGGGAGCGGCGAAACGAGCGCCGGGGCGGCCGCGGGCGTGGAGAAATGATAATTGACGCCGCCGCGCACGACATGGCCGGCGCTACCGACATTGGCCAAATACACGCCGCGGTTCGTCGTGTAGGAAACGCCGGTGTCGGCAAGCCATGTGTAGAGATATTCGCCCTTGACGGAAATCCTGTCCGTCCAGGCGTATTCGAAGCCGGCGCCCGCAGTCCAGCCCGCCCGCACCGTCGGTCCGTTATTGATCACGCCATAGGTTTCCGGGACCAGCGTCGTGAAGCTGCTTGACGTGAAATTGGTGCCATAGGCGAGGCCGGCGCTGGCGAAGACCAGCCAGCGCGGCGTAAAGGAATAGCCCAGACGGCCGCGGAAGGTCCCAAGGACGCCCTGATTGGTCGAACTGGGCAGCGTGTTTCCAACCCGGGCCGCCGAGACGAAGCCGCGATAACCGATATCCGCTTCCGCGCCGACAATGACTCTCTCGGTCAATTGGTAATTATAGCCGAGCGTGAGGCCGCCGACGAAAGCCGAACCGCGCAGCGGCGTATAATTGCCGAGCGAGAAGAAGCCGTTGCCGAGCAGGCCTCCGGCGAAGCCGCCGACATAGCCGCCTTGCCAGCTGAACGGCGGTGGCGGCGGCGCCGCTTTTGCGGTGGGAATATCCGCGGCGCGCGTTCCAGTTACGGCGAGTGTCATCACGAGAGCGCTCGTGGCGGTTTTGAAGAAAGTTTTCATTGGATTCTCCTCGAAGCGATACCGGTTTGCTCAGTAGAGTTTGATGCGCAGCGTGGCGCCGAAGGTGCGCGGGTTGTTGGCCGAAAAGGTCAATGACGGCGCGGTCGTCGGATTGCCGACGTTCTGCGCGATGATGATCCGTTCATCGAGGAGGTTTCTGACGAAGAGATTGAAGCTGTAGGTGTCGTCGTCCGTCTTCAGTCCCACGCCGGCGTTCCAGATCGCGTAGGAAGGCATGTAAAGCGGGTAGATCGAATTGGGCGCCGACAATTGCGTCTTGGCGCTCCATGCGGCGTTCGAATAGCTGAACAGCGAAACCGGCCCCGTGTAGCCATACTCCCTGAATGCCGCGCCGAGCGGATATTCGTGATTGAAGCCGACATTCGCAGAGACGGGCGCGACAGGGTTGTTGCCGGCGACGCCGCCGGTGATGCTGTGACCGGAAAGCGACATGTAGAGCGGCGCGTTGACGCCATTGACGTTGGCGGAGGCGGGCCACAACCATTCGTTTGGCGGCGCAGCCTTGGCGTAGTCGACATATTGCGCATTGGTGTAAGCGCCGGAGAAGGTGAACCAGAGCCTGTCTATCGGGCTCCAGCGCCCATCGAACTCGAAGCCGCGCAGGCGGACATGGCCGATATTGCCGAGAAAGTTCTTGCGAATCGGAACGCCGGTGACATCGGCGTAGTCGGTGTTCACGAGAACGGACTGAAAGTCGAAAATATCGTTCCAGTAGAAGTTTCCGTTGAGGATGAGCTTGTCCTCGAGCCAGTTTGTCTTGAGGCCCAGTTCATAGTCCCAGGAGACTTCCGGCTTGGTGATGACCGGCTGCCAGGCGAGAAACTGCCCCCTGCTGTTGAGAATCGGCAGGGCCTGTGTATTCACGGCGCCGGATTTCTCGCCGCGCGCGGCGGAGCCATAGGCCATGATGTTTTCATTGTACCGATAGGAGGGATTGAACAGGCCGGAAAGCGAATTGACAGCCTGGCTCTGTCCACCGGTGTCGAAATAGGTCGTGCCGCCGGTCGCCTGAGAGACCGCGTTGATCTGCTGCATCGTAAACGGCAGGCTGGTTGAATTCGGGATGCCCTGAATCCAGCCGAAATTCGACCCCTCGCGAATTTCATAGGTGTCGCGCAAGCCTGCCGTGACAGCCCATTGCTCATCAATATGCCAGGTCGCCTGACCGAAGGCCGCGGTGCTGAAGGTCCGGGCCTTGCCGTCGTTGCGGTACGACAGCCCCCACAAATTCAGCGGATTCGCATTGAAGTTGTTGGCGAACCACTGCGACGCGTCAGAGCCATAGTCGACGTGGTTGTACGAGAAGATTCGCTCATAAAGGTTGTAATTGCCGATCGTCCATTCCAGCTCCTGGCCTGCGGGAGAGGCAAGCCGCGTTTCGTGAGAATATTGATCGACCGTGACATCATAGGCGTTGCTGCTGATGTCCGTCAGCTGATTGCCCATGGCGTTGTTGGGATGAAGGATGAACTCGCGCCAGGCGCTGACGGCTGTCAGCGTGTTATCGCCGAGCTGATAATTCAGCTCGTTCGACGCGCCCGTGGTTCTTTGATCGAGCTTGCCCAGACGGGTCAGATAGGGCTGGTAGGGGCTATAGGTCAGTATTGGCATGCGCAGGCGTGACGCGAGGTTCTGCGCATAGGTGCGCGCCGGGGCGCCATTGGCGTAGAAGGGGAAGGAATTGCCCCAAACGCCGCCGTAGTTGTTATACTCGTCCGACCGCAGCCGATCGAAGATGAACCTGTCGGTGAAATTGTCGCCGACATAATACAACTGGCCGCGAACGCCCCAGCGATTATTGTCGAGGAGCTGCTGGCTGTTGAACTGGTTGTTGATCCAGCCGTTGCCCCGATCGTAATAGAGCGTCACGCGATAGGCGAGCTTGTCATCGATGATGGGGCCCGTGACATTCAGTTTCTGCGTGACGCGATCGTAATTGCCGAAAGTTGTTTCGGAAGTGGCCGAACGCGCGAAGGACGGCAATTGCGTGCGGATGACGACGGCGCCCACAGTCGTATTCTTGCCGAGCAGCGTGCCCTGCGGGCCGCGAACAACCTCCAGCGACTGAAGATCGACGAAGTCGGCCCATTGGAAGCCGACGTGGGTGTAGAACACATTATCGACGATGAGGCCGACGGCGGATTCGGAGCCATCGGCGCCGCCCGAAATGCCGGAGATGCCGCGAATGGACATCGCCGACGTTCGCGGATTGGTGATCGACGGCACGAAGTTCGGAACCTTCTGCGCAAAGTCCTGCAGGCGTTCGAGGCGCTCACGCTCCTGCGTCTTGGCGCCGACGACGCTGATGGGGAGCGGAACGTCCTGGACCTTCTCCTCGCGCTTGCGCGCTGTCACCTTGACTTCCTCGACCTGCGTATCCTGCACATCCGACGGCTTGGGTTTGTCTTCCGCCAGCGCCTGGCCGGTCGACGAAAGCGCGATGCCGCCCGCGAGAGCGACCGACGCGAGTCCAACGCTCGAAAGAAGTCTTCTACGAAACGCCAGAGCGTTGCTTGCCATGTCCGAACTCCGAACTTTGCCCTTCGGGCTTATTCAATCTACTAACTATGTAGGATTAAGAGGCGCGGTCAAGCTCCTTGACGCCGTGTTCGGCAGCGTCATCCTCCGGAGCGTTTCATTTCCAGCGTCTGTTGCAGTTGGGCAACAATTTATTAGATATTAAAAAATTGACGCCGCGCGGCGAAGTGACCGTGCGGCGTCGAAACGATGGAGAAAAGTGTGGATCAGTGCGGCTTTAATTCACATGTAAAAGATAGAAAGTTAAAAGCTCGCGATGTCTGTGTCGGGCCGCGGCGCGACGTCGAGGCCGAAAATCAGCGCCGCGGTCAACGCAACGAACAGCAGGATGGCGAGGAGACTGCGTGACGAGGCGATCGCTTCCTCGGGCAGCACAATATCCGCAGGCTTTCGGCCCGTGATCATCGCCAGGATGAGGGGCTCGCGCTTGACGAAAACATGAATCAACACGGCCCCGATGTGAAACACGACGGCGAAGACAATCACATAGAAAAGCCTGCGGTGCAGGGATGTGAGAAACAGGCTCGCCTCTTTGCTGACAAGACCGGCGAACGGCCCCAGGTTGAAAATCTCGTCGTTTCCGAAAAGACCGAGCGCAGCCTGCGCGCCGGTGACCAGAAGAAGGGTGATGACCATCAACGCGCCGAGCGGATTATGTCCGGCGTAACGCGTGCGCCGCTTTCTGCCCACAGCGCTGACGTAACGCAGCACGCCGCGCGGCCCTTCCAGGAAGTTCACGAAACGCGCATGGCGCGTGCCGACGACTCCCCAGATGAGGCGGAAAACAACCAGAACGATTGTCGCGTAACCAAAGAACAGATGGAGCGAAAAATAGCTGGCGCCGAGTCGGTTGCTGACATAGGCGCCAAGGATCGACGCGGCGAGGCCCCAGTGGACGAGCCGGGTCGGCCAATCCCAGACCCGGCGAAACGTCGCCGCCTCCCGATAGCTCGCCGGGGAGGTGATGCGATGATTCTCGAGAGTGGTCATGTGAGCGCCTCGTCGCGTCAATGATGGCTATTTGATCTTGTAGGTCTCGTGGCAGCCCTTGCAGTCCTGGGCGAGCGCCGCGACGCTCGCCTTCCAGGCGTCGTTCGCGTTCTTCTCCTTGCCGTTCACGTCGACAAGCGCCTGAGCGTCGGCCTGAAAGCTCTTCAGCTTCCTGTCGAATTCCGCACGATTGCTCCAGACGTCGGCCTTGGCCTTGGAGTCCGGCTCGCCGGGATTGGAACCCTCCGGAAAGGCGTCTTCGACAATTCCGGCCAGGAAGGCGATGCGGGCGGCCCGCTTCGTTGCTTCCGCCTCGTCATAGGGTGCATTGCCCTTGGCGACGGCGCCGAAGTAGCGGAAGTAATTTCCAATGAGCGTGAAGGCCGCCTTTCGATTCTCGACGGCTTGCTTGCTCGCGGAAGGGGGCGCCGGCGGCGGGGCGTTTTGTGCCGAGGCGGAGGCGATCACACCGCCGACAACAATCGCAACTGTCATCGCGAGGAAACTGGCCTGGAAGTGATTACGCATGTGTGGATATTCCTTTCAAAGGAGCGCGGACGTCTCGCGGAACCTGGTCAGCGCGGATGCGCGTCGCGCCACTTGCGCACGAATTCCAGCGTGTCTTCGATGTGGCGCGAGGGATTCGAGTCTGTCAGCGCAAAGCCAATCTTGCCGTCGGGCAGAATGACGTAGGAAATTCTGTCGGCGACGGTGTCGCCCGTGGCGCTGGGTTTGAGGCGTTTCGCGTCATAGGCGTTGATGATGCTGAAGGCCGGATCTGCCGCGACGGGGAATTTGTCGCGGCATTCCTTTGTTGAGAACTCGCGTTGCACCTCGATGGGGTCGCCCGAGACGCCGACAATGCTCGCGCCCACGGCGGCGAAGCGCTCCGAATTTTCAGCGAATTCGTGCGCCTCTATGGTGCAGCCGCGGGTGAAGGACTTCGGATAGAAATACAGGACGACCGGGCCTTTCTTCAAAGAGTCCGCGAGCGAGAAATTGAAATCTTTCCCTCCGAGCGCTGCGGCGGCGCTGAAGCCGGGAGCGGCGTCCCCGGGCTTCAGAGCGGCGGTCGCCGGCTGAGTTAGAAGAAGGAGGCTCGCTGCTGCGAGAAGCGTTCTGATGTTCATGACGGCATCGCTCACTTCGGCTGGGAGTCTGCGGCGGTGACGGCGGCGGTCTTCGGCGGCGGCGGCTGCACCTTGGAGAGGACGCCCCCATCATCCTCATAGTCCCGCACGCCGATGGCGCCGACCACGTGGAAGCCATATCCGGCGAGCAGGTCGCCGATGGCGCCGGCGCGATGCGCGCGGTTCGATACGACGACAATCACCCGGTCGCGCGGAATGAAGGCAAGGCTCTTCTGCACATCCGCGGTCTGGATGCTGAGATAAACGGGGAAGCCGCCGATTTTCGTCAGTTCGTCGGGGCGACGGATATCCAGAATGAGAAGCTGCTCGGGCCGCGCGGCGAGCGCGTCGAAGGCGGCGCGATTGAGCCTGAGCGTCTTGTAGATATAGGCGGGGTCATTGGCGGGCGTGACCGGCGCGCCGCCGGGCGTCGTGGTCGTCGGAGCGGCGACCGGCGCCGATTGCGCCCGGGCGGCGCCGGTGGCGAGCAGGAGTCCAAAGGCGAAGATTGAAGCGACGCGAAGGCTAACGTGCATGTTGTTTCTCTCGATGAGCGGGATGAAGATCAGCCGCGCAGATGCGCGTTGAAAAAATCGATGGTTCTTGCCCAGGCGAGCCTGGCCGCCGCCTGATCGTATCTGGGCGTCGTGTCGTTGTTGAAGCCGTGCTGGACGCCCGGATAGATGAAGGACTCGTAAGGAACTTTGGCTTCCTTGAGCGCCGTTTCGTAAGCGGACCATCCGGCGTTGATGCGGTCATCGACGCCAGCGTAGTGGAGGAGCAGCGGCGCCTTGATGTTCCTGACTTCCTCAGCTTTCGGCTGGGCGCCGTAGAAGGGCACAGCGGCGCCGAGGTCTGGAATTCTGGTGGCGAGAAAATTGGCGACCCCGCCGCCATAACAAAAGCCGACGACGCCGACTTTGCCATTGCCATCCGGCAGCGCCTTCAGGGCCGCCACCGCAGCGAGGAAATCCTTGCGGGTCTTTTCCTGATCGAGCTTTTGAAACAGCTCGCGCGCCTTGTCTTCGTCTCCGGGATATCCGCCGAGCGGGGCGAGCGCGTCCGGCGCGAAGGCGATGAAATTGGCGAGGGCGAGCCGACGCGTAATGTCCTCGATGTGGGGATTGAGGCCGCGGTTCTCATGCACGACGAGAATGACGGGCAGCTTGCCAGCCGCGTTGGCGGGCTTGACGAGATATCCTTTCACGACGCCATTGCCGTCGGGAGAAGGAAATTCAACCGTCTTGCCGACGATGCGCGGGTCGTCCTTTTGCACCTGCTGCGCCTCAGCGAAGCGCGGCTGCAGCGCCGCCAGTGTCGTTGCCGCGGCGACGGCGCCAAGGCCGAGCTTTCCAACGCGATCGATGAAGCCGCGACGGCTGATGTCGCCGTGCACATAGAGGTCGAACGCCTTGAGCACTTCAGGATCAAAGTCGTCGGCTGTCTTTCTCGTCATGATTTTTCCCTGGTTTCAGCGAGACTCAGCGTGCGAGCCGCGGCTTGTAGAGGTCGTGGCAGGATTTGCACAGTTCCGGCGCTTCTCGCGCCGCCGCTGCGGCCGCTTCGAAATTGTTGCTGTCGACATTGCTGAGAACGTCGCTGATCACCTTCAGGCCCTTGCGCGAAATTTCGACCGCGTCCTGCGCGCCCTTTCTCGTGAAGTAGCCTTCCGTATATTTGAAACCATCGAGAAGAACCTGCGCATCCTCCTTGGCCGCATCGGCGTTCTGGGCCGTGAGGTCGGGTTCGAAATATTTGATGGTCTTGTCGAGATCCCTCATGAGATCGTTGTCGTAGTCGTGCAGGTCGATCGCCGCGACGACGGGCGCGGCGGTGAACAACAGAGCGATCGCGATGGGAGCGGCCTTCCGCAGATTATCTCTCATGGACATCATTTGCTCACCGTGATCCTACCCTTCATGGCGGAATGCACCCCGCAGTGAAATTCGATTTCGCCCGGCGTCGTAAGCTCGACGCTGTATGTTCCGTCTTCTTCGATGTGCTCTTGAGAGTGGAACACTTCTCCGTTGACGTTCTCGCCGACAACGGCGTGCGGCGCCTGGTCCCGGTTGAGGAAGAGGATCCGGGCGCCGACAGGCGCCGAGATCTCGGCCGGAGAGAAAGCAAATTTCTCGATGACGACCGTCGTCGACGCCGCAGCCGGATCACACATCGCCGGATGGCTGACGACAAGCGACGTCAACCATCCGATTGCAAATGCGCGCAGTGAGCGGATCGACATCGACGATCAGGCCAGAATGTCCTTGACGACCTTTCCATAGACGACCGTCGGACGTTCCGCGCGACCGGATTTCAGATAGATCGTCTTCAGATGGTCCAGTCCGAGAAGTTGCAAGACTGTGGCGTGGACGTCGTAGGTGTCGACGGGGTTCTCGATGGTCTTCAGTCCGATCTCGTCGGTCTGGCCGTATGTGAAGCCATGTTTCAGGCCGCCGCCTGCGAGCCACTGGGTGTAACCCCACGGGTTGTGGTCACGCCCGTCGCCGCTCTGGCCGTAGGAGGTGCGGCCGAACTCGGAGGTCCAGACGACGAGCGTGTCATTGAGCAGGCCACGCGCCTCGAGATCGGCCAGGAGGCCGGCGATCGGTTTGTCGACGGCGCGCGCATGCATGCTGTGGTTCTTTTCCAGCGCGCGATGGGCGTCCCAATTGGCGTCGTCGCCAACGCCCGCGCCTTCGATCGGCCCCGATACGACCTGGATGAAGCGCACGCCGCGCTCAACCAGACGACGCGCCCGCAGCAGCACGGTGCCGTAGTCCTTCGAGGCGTCGTCATTGAGGCCATAAAGCGCCTTGGTGGCGTCGGTCTCCTTGGAGAGATCGACGGCTTCCGGCGCGCTCGCCTCCATGCGATAGGCGAGATCATAGGAGCGCGTGCGCGCCTCGAGTTCGGTGTCCTCCGGATGCGCGGCGGCGCGCAGCTCGTTCAGCTTGCGAAGAAGATCGAGACTGTCGCGCTGCTGCTGAAGACCGATGAGGTCCGGGGGCGCCTGATGCAGGATCGGCTGCGGGCCGGGACGGAAGGCGGTGCCCTGATAGACCGCCGGGAGAAACCCCGAACTCCAGTTGACAGAGCCGGCCCGCGGCTCGCGCTTGCCGTTGTAGAGAACGACATAAGGCGGGAGATCGGGGTTGGCGGAGCCCAGCGCATAGGTGATCCAGGCGCCGAGCGACGGACGGCCCGGGCTCACATCGCCAGTGTTGAGCTTGAGGATAGATATGTCGTGCGTCGCGCCGACGGTGACGCTCGACTTGATGAAGGTGAGCTTGTCGGCGTGTTGCGCGATGTTCGGAACCCAGTCGGAGAACCAGGCGCCGCTCTCGCCATACTGTTTCCAGCTCCGGTTGGAGGCGAAGAGCTTGCCGACGCCGCCCTGCGTGCTGGTCTTGATGCCCTTCAGGAAGGATTCGGGAACCTCCTGTCCGTGGAGGCGGACCAGTTCCGGCTTGTAATCATAAAGATCGAGCGTCGACGGCGCGCCGTCCATATGCAGCCAGATCACCGATTTGATCTTGGGCGCGAAATGGGGCTGCTTGGGCGCCAGCGGGTCGATGAAGCCAGCGGCGCTGGCGTCGGGCGCGCCAAACCAGCCGCCTCCCGGCAGCATGCCGCTGACGGCGTATCCGCCAAGACCATAGGCTGCGCTGCGCAACCATTCACGACGGGAAGTTTTGATCAGCATGGTTGTTTCCCTGATGTTCGTTGACGTTTTCAGAAGCGATAGACGAAGTCGTTCGAGTTCAGCACCGTATGGACGAGGTCGACGAAGGCCGAGGCGCGCAGCGGGTCGGTCGGCTTGTCTTTCACGCCGATCGGGATGGCCAGCGCGAGCTTGCCGTCCTCAGCCTTTTGCGTGATCGTCTTCTGATGCTGATCCAGGAAGGCGCGCAGCGCCTCTTTCTCCGGATCGGTCGCCTTGCGCGAGAACAGGATCTGATACAGGCGGTCGATGCGCGCCGACTCGTCCGGGCCGGCTTCGTTGATGACCCGGCCGGCGAGCGCCTGCGACCACTGGAAGACCTGATCGCTATTGTAAAGCGTAAGCGCCTGAAGCGGAGTCGTCGTCACGTCGCGCTTGCTGTGGATCTGCTGCGCATTCGCCATGTCGAAGGTCTCGAGCAGCGGATAGGGCAGGCTGCGGCGCGTGAAGGTGTAGATGCTGCGCCGCGTGTAGTCCTTGGGGTCCTTGGAGGTCGTCCAGGCCGGATCAGCGTTGAAATTATTGCCCCCGGAGAGGTTGGTTGGCAGGGGCGGGAAGACGCTGGGTCCGCCGATCTGCTCGGTGAGCTTGCCGGAGGCGGCGAGGATCGAGTCGCGGATCTGCTCTGCCTCGAGCCGCTTGCGCGGGAAGACGGCGAGCAGCTTGTTCTCGGGATCAACCTTGGCGACGTCTTCGCGATAGTCCGACGACTGCCGATAGGTCGACGAGAGAAGGATGCTCTTGTGAAGATTCTTGACGCTCCAGCCGTTCTTTACAAAATTGTCGGCGAGGTAATCGAGCAGCTCCGGATTGGTCGGCTTGTCGCCGGCCTTGCCAAAATCGCTGACCGTGACGACGATTCCCTTGCCGAAATACTGATTCCAGATGCGATTGACGAAGACGCGCGCCGTCAAGGGATTGGTCGGGCTTGCGATCCAGTTCGCCAGAGCGGTGCGGCGGCCCGATGAGGTCGCGGTCGGTTTGATGTCGGGCTTTTCGCTGGTGACGCCTTCGGGGAAGGCGGGCTGAACTTCCTCGAGCGGACGCTCATGATTGCCGCCGAAGAAGATATGGGTCGGCGGCGCGTCGGGGTGGCCCAGCTCTGTCGCCGTCGTGAAGGTGTTGGCGCCGCGGGTCGGGCGCTTGTCGGCGAATTTCTGCAGCTCCTTGCGCAGCTTGTCGTATTCTTCCCATTTCTTGACGATCTCGGGGCTATGCTCCGGCGCGTTCTTGTCCTCGGCGGCATAGATCAGGAAGGCGGCGAGCTGCGGCTGGTCGGTGACGGCGTCGAGGCGGTGATTCACCCAGCGGTCGAGCGCATTCCACTGATCCTTCGGCTTGAAAATGGACT
The DNA window shown above is from Methylocystis echinoides and carries:
- a CDS encoding cupredoxin domain-containing protein, which gives rise to MSIRSLRAFAIGWLTSLVVSHPAMCDPAAASTTVVIEKFAFSPAEISAPVGARILFLNRDQAPHAVVGENVNGEVFHSQEHIEEDGTYSVELTTPGEIEFHCGVHSAMKGRITVSK
- a CDS encoding DUF1501 domain-containing protein produces the protein MLIKTSRREWLRSAAYGLGGYAVSGMLPGGGWFGAPDASAAGFIDPLAPKQPHFAPKIKSVIWLHMDGAPSTLDLYDYKPELVRLHGQEVPESFLKGIKTSTQGGVGKLFASNRSWKQYGESGAWFSDWVPNIAQHADKLTFIKSSVTVGATHDISILKLNTGDVSPGRPSLGAWITYALGSANPDLPPYVVLYNGKREPRAGSVNWSSGFLPAVYQGTAFRPGPQPILHQAPPDLIGLQQQRDSLDLLRKLNELRAAAHPEDTELEARTRSYDLAYRMEASAPEAVDLSKETDATKALYGLNDDASKDYGTVLLRARRLVERGVRFIQVVSGPIEGAGVGDDANWDAHRALEKNHSMHARAVDKPIAGLLADLEARGLLNDTLVVWTSEFGRTSYGQSGDGRDHNPWGYTQWLAGGGLKHGFTYGQTDEIGLKTIENPVDTYDVHATVLQLLGLDHLKTIYLKSGRAERPTVVYGKVVKDILA
- a CDS encoding DUF1549 and DUF1553 domain-containing protein, which codes for MTSTAKKAYLTMFLSVSAAALAVAAEPQAPVAAAPNTTAASSAEAPKPASKPHWSWQPVQAQFVPIVKQKEWVRTPVDAFVLAKIEAKSLTPSLDSDRATFIRRATLDAWGVVPTPDEVDAFVNDQSADAYEKLVERLLASPRYGERQARLWLDLARYADSTGFQNDSTRPNLFRYRDYVIKSFNEDKPYARFLQEQIAGDEIAPGDQNVLVATGFLAGYPDNSNSRDLVQRKYQITTDMVDTVGQAILGTTVGCARCHNHKTDKFTQKDYYSLQAFFANTAFEEKAPAKKGDQELAFEKAQAAYDELTKDIRAKQKAIIDSVHDAALKYHKERYLTDSRESIFKPKDQWNALDRWVNHRLDAVTDQPQLAAFLIYAAEDKNAPEHSPEIVKKWEEYDKLRKELQKFADKRPTRGANTFTTATELGHPDAPPTHIFFGGNHERPLEEVQPAFPEGVTSEKPDIKPTATSSGRRTALANWIASPTNPLTARVFVNRIWNQYFGKGIVVTVSDFGKAGDKPTNPELLDYLADNFVKNGWSVKNLHKSILLSSTYRQSSDYREDVAKVDPENKLLAVFPRKRLEAEQIRDSILAASGKLTEQIGGPSVFPPLPTNLSGGNNFNADPAWTTSKDPKDYTRRSIYTFTRRSLPYPLLETFDMANAQQIHSKRDVTTTPLQALTLYNSDQVFQWSQALAGRVINEAGPDESARIDRLYQILFSRKATDPEKEALRAFLDQHQKTITQKAEDGKLALAIPIGVKDKPTDPLRASAFVDLVHTVLNSNDFVYRF